GCGCGACCAAGCAGATGGAGAGTACCCCATGAAAAAGATGCTGATGGCGGTCGCGGCTGTTGCGACCCTTGGAACCGCCGCGGCGGCGATGCCGGCCGCGGCTCAGCCCTACGGCGGCGGTGGCTACGGCGGCGGCTATGGCGGCTACGGCCACGGTGGCGGGATCGACGCCCGCCAGGACGAGATCCAGAACCGCATCGCCCGCGCCGAACGCAACGGCCGGCTCAATCACCGCGAAGCCCGCCGCCTGCGCGAGCAGCTGTGGGAGATCAAGCGGATCGAAGCGCGCTATCGCTACGACCGCCACCTGAGCCGCTGGGAACGGTCGGACCTCGACCAGCGCCTCGACCGGCTGGCCTGGCGGGTTCGCCAGGAGGTGCGGGATGACGACTACGGCCACGGCGGCCCCCGCCCGCGCTGGTAGTCACCACAGATGGGCCGCCGTCAGCCCTGATGACGGCTCCTGATGACATGACTTGGCCCCGGGGTTCGCCCCGGGGTCACTTTTTGTCGGTGGCCGCGTCGTTCGGGCAGGGGTGATGCGGCGGGAGCTCGACGCCCAGGATCGCCCCCATCACCTTCTTGAGAACCGGCGACAGGCGGGCGGGGTCGATGTTGCTGTTGATCGACCGCGAGGCCATGCCGTCAAACATCATGGTGATCAACTCGCCACGCAGTTCCGTCTCTTCCTCGGTCCAGCCCTGGCGACGAATGCGGCTGCGGAACTGCTCGGTCATCTCGTGTTCCTGCTCGTCACGGCGATGCAGGATGGCGGCGACCCTGGGGTTGCGGGCCGCTTCGGCCAGCACCTCGAGCATCAGGGCGGCGCGGTCCCTGTCCCAGAACTTGTCGATGGCCCCGGCGCAGTTCTCGACCATATGTTCGGCCATGTCGCCCGGGGTCTCGTAGAACTCGGCGAACTTCTCGCGCTTGTCGGCCAGGTCCTGTTCGACGATGGCCTCGATGATCGCTTCCTTGTTTTCGAAGTAGCGATAGATCTGGCCGACGCTGAGGTTCGCCGTCCTGGCGATCTCCTGCATGCTCGCCCCATGAAATCCCGAACGCCGGAAACAGGCCGCCGCAGCGTCCTGGATCTGCCGGCGGCGCGCCTCGGTCGAGGGGCGGGAAGGGGACGGGGCGTCGATCATGGTTTCCTTGCTTAACGCTATGTACCGGTTTGCGGTCCGAGACAAAATCGCCTCGCCGCCGTTGACTTGGCGTCAGGCCCTATCTAGGTATGCCTGAACTGAGAATGAACGTTCATTCTCACATTTGTGTGTATCCAGCAAGGCCTCCTCCCCATGCGTCAGCGCTCCCCGCGAGACACCCGTCCGCGCACCTCCTCGATTCAAGCGGGCGCCATCGCCCTGACCCTGGCTGCGATGGCCCTGTCCGGCTGCGGCGACGGCAACGCCAATGCCCAGAATGGTTTTGGCGGTCCGGCCCAGGTCGGCGTCCTGGTGGCCAGGGCCGAGCCGGTCACCCTGACCACCGAGCTGCAGGGCCGCACCTCGGCGGTGCTGGTCTCCGAAGTGCGGCCGCAGGTCGGCGGCATCATCAAGAGCCGCCACTTCGTCGAGGGCGGCCTGGTTCGCGCCGGCCAGCTGCTCTACCAGATCGATCCGGCCACCTATCAGGCGGCCTATGACAGCGCCCGGGCGGGCCTGGCCCAGGCCGAGGCGGCGCGCGATTCGGCGAAGCTGAAGGCCGACCGCTACGGCGCCCTGGCCGCCACCGGCGCGGTCAGCAAGCAGGACAACGACGACGCCCAGTCGGCCTTCAAGCAGGCCCAGGCCAACGTCGCCTTCCAGAAGGCCGCCGTCGATACGGCCCGCATCAACCTGAACTTCACCCGCGTCACCGCCCCGATCAGTGGACGGATCGGCAAGTCGAGCGTCACGCCCGGCGCCCTGGTCACCGCCAGCCAGGTCGCCCCGCTGGCCACGGTCCAGAAGATGGACGCCGTCTACGTCGATCTCAGCCAGTCCTCGACCGATCTGCTCAAGCTGCGGGCCCGCCTGTCCAGCGGTCAGCTCGACCAGTCCGGCACGACGGCGGTGAAGCTGATCCTCGAGGACGGAAGCGAGTATCCGATCGAGGGCCGCCTGGCCTTCTCCGACGTGACGGTTGATGCCGGCACCGGCTCCATCGGCCTGCGCGCCGTCTTCGCCAACCCGCAAGGGACGTTGTTGCCCGGCATGTATGTCCGCGCCCGTCTGACCACGGGCGTAGCCGCCGACGCCATCCTGGTGCCGCAGACGGCCGTCACCCGCGACCCCAAGGGCGGCGCCAGCGTCCTGGTCGTCGGGGCCGACAACAAGGCCCAGACGCGGGCCGTCACGGCCGACCAGACCAAGGGCGACAAATGGGTGGTCACCGCCGGCCTCAAGCCTGGCGACAAGGTCATCGTCGAGGGGCTGCAATCGGTGCAGCCAGGGGGCGACGTGCGCGTGGCCCAGGCCGGCGCGCCCGCTCAAGCCGCCGCCGGCAAGCGCTAGGACCCGACCCAGATGCTCTCGCGCTTTTTCATCGACCGCCCGATCTTTGCCTGGGTGCTGGCCATCATCGTCATGCTGGCCGGCGCTCTCTCGATCATGAACCTGCCGATCGCGCAGTATCCGTCCATCGCCCTGCCGCAGGTGTCGATCAGCGCCAGCTATCCCGGCGCCTCGGCCAAGACGGTCGAGGACAGCGTCACCCAGATCATCGAACAGAAGATGAAGGGTCTGGACGGCCTGCAGTACATGAGCTCGTCCAGTGACGGCTCGGGCCAGGCCAGCACCACCCTGACCTTCTCCGCCGGCACCGACCCGGACATCGCCCAGGTCCAGGTGCAGAACAAGCTGCAGTCGGCCACCGCCCTGTTGCCCAACGAGGTGCAGCAGCAGGGGCTGACCGTCGCCAAATCGGCCCGCAACTTCATGATGGTCGTCGGCCTCTTCTCGCCGGACGGCTCAAAGAGCAGCACTGACCTCGGCGACTACGCCGCCTCGACCCTGGTCGACGCCATCAGCCGCGTCGACGGCGTCGGCGAGGTGCAGCTGTTCGGCTCGCAATACGCCATGCGCATCTGGCTGGACCCGGTGAAGATGGCCGGCGTCGGGGTCACCCCGACCGACATCTCCAACGCCATCAAGGCCCAGAACGCCCAGGTCTCGGCCGGCCAGATCGGCGGCCCGCCGACCGCGGCGGGCGCCTCGCTCAACGCCACCATCACCGCCCAGACGCGGCTGAGCACGCCCGAGGAGTTCCGCCAGATCGTCGTCAAGTCGACGACCGACGGTTCGGCCGTGCGGCTGTCGGATGTCGCCCGCGTCGAACTGGGGGCCGACAGCTATCAATCCGCCTCCCGCTTCAACGGCAAGCCGGCGGCCGGTTTCGCCATCAAGCTGGCGGCCGGGGCCAATGCCCTGGACACCGCCGGGCGGGTCAACAAGGAACTGGAAGCGCAGTCGAAGGTCTTCCCCGAAGGCATCAGCTACGCCATCGGCTACGACTCCACCCCGTTCGTGGAGAAGTCGATCGAGGAGGTGGTCAAGACCTTGGCCGAGGCCATGGTTCTGGTCTTCCTGGTCATGTTCGTCTTCCTGCAGAACTGGCGCGCCACCCTGATCCCGGCCATCGCCGTGCCGATCGTGCTGCTCGGCACCATGGCCGTGCTGTTCGCCTTCGGTTACTCGATCAACACCCTGACGATGTTCGCCCTGGTGCTGGCCATCGGCCTGCTGGTCGATGACGCCATCGTCGTGGTCGAGAACGTCGAGCGCCTGATGAGCGAGGAGGGCCTCAGTCCCAAGGAGGCCACCAAGAAGTCGATGGGCGAGATCACCGGCGCCCTGATCGGCATCGCCGCGGTGCTGTCGGCGGTGTTCGTGCCGATGGCCTTCTTCGGTGGGTCGCAGGGGGTCATCTACCGCCAGTTCTCGATCACCCTGGTCACGGCCATGGTGCTGTCGGTCTTCGTCGCCCTGGTGCTGACGCCGGCCCTCTGCGCCACCCTGCTGAAGCCGGTCGGAAAGGGCCACGCCTATACGGACAAGGGCGTCTTCGGATGGTTCAACCGCAACTTCAACAAGGGCCGCGACTGGTACGCCGGTTTCGTGGCCACGATGTTCGGGCGCAGCCTCCGCTACCTGGCCATCTTCGCCGGCATCCTGGTCGTAATGGGCATCCTGTTCGTCCGCCTGCCGTCCAGCTTCCTGCCGCCGGAAGACCAGGGGATGATGATGGTCCAGGTGCAGCTGCCCGCCGGCTCGACCCAGGACCAGACCCTGAACACCCTGCGCAAGGTCGAGAACCACTTCCTGGTCGATGAGAAGGACGCGGTGCAGTCGATGTTCACCGTCGCCGGCTTCAGCTTCTCCGGGGCCGGCCAGAACGCCGGCATCGGCTTCATCCGGCTCAAACCCTTCGAGGACCGCACCTCGGCCAAGCTGCGCGCGCCGGCCATCGCAGACCGGGCCATGGGGGCCTTCGGCCAGATTCGCGAGGCGATGATCTTCGCCCTCGTTCCTCCGGCGGTGACCGAGCTGGGCAACAGCTCCGGCTTCGACCTGCAGCTGAAGGACGTCGGCGGCGTCGGTCACGAGGCCCTGCTGGCGGCGCGTGGCCAGCTGCTGGGCATGGCCGGCCAGGAGAAGGCCGTCACCGGCGTTCGGCCCAACGGCCAGGACGACACCTCGCAGCTGAAGCTGACGGTCGACCAAGCCAAGGCCCAGGCGCTGGGCCTCTCCATCAGCGACATCAACACCACCATCTCCAGCGCCCTGGGCGGGTCGTACGTCAACGACTTCATCGACCGCGGCCGGGTCAAGAAGGTCTACATGCAGGCGGACGCCCCGTACCGCAGCCGGCCCGAGGACCTCAGCCAGATCCAGCTGCGCAACAACGCCGGCCAGATGGTGCCGCTCAGCGCCGTGGCCGAGGTCAGCTGGACCTACGGACCCTCGCGGCTGGAGCGGTACAACGGCGTGCCCTCGGTCAACATCCAGGGCTCGGCCGCCGCCGGCAAGAGCTCGGGCGACGCCATGAAGGCCATGGAGAGCCTGATCGGCAAGCTGCCGGCCGGAATCGGCTACGAATGGACCGGCCTGTCGCTGCAGGAGCAGGAGTCGGGCGGCCAGGCGCCGATGCTGTACGGCATCTCCATCCTGGTGGTCTTCCTGCTGCTGGCCGCCCTCTACGAGAGCTGGACCATCCCCATCGCCGTCATCCTGGCCATCCCGCTGGGGGTGCTGGGGGCGGTGCTGGCGACCACCCTGCGGGGTCTCAGCAACGACATCTACTTCCAGGTCGGTCTGCTGACGACCATGGGGCTGGCGGCCAAGAACGCCATCCTGATCGTCGAGTTCGCCCGCGAAGCCATGGCCAAGGGGGCGGAGCTGATCGACGCCACCCTGGAGGCGGTGCGTATCCGCCTGCGACCGATCCTGATGACCAGCCTGGCCTTCATGTTCGGGGTGCTGCCGCTGGCCATCTCCAACGGGGCCGGTTCCGGGGCGCAGAACGCCGTCGGCACCGGGGTCATCGGCGGCCTGCTGTTCGGGGTCGTCCTGGGTCTGGTCTTCGTGCCGCTGTTCTTTGTGCTGGTGCAGCGGTTCTTCAAACGCAAGCCGAAGGCGGCAACGCCCGTGCTGGCCCAACCTTCGCTGGCCAACCCCTCGCTGGAAGGAGGCGCCCAATGAACCGCGCCCTTGTCGCCGCCATCCTGATGGCCTCCACCGCCCTCTCGGCCTGCGCCTCCATGGCGCCGGCCTATGAGACGCCCGTCCTGCCGGTGGCCCAGTCGTGGCCGGACGGGGCGGCGGCGGGACAGACGGCCAGCGCCGCCGACCTGGCCTGGAAGGATGTCTATCAGGACGCGCGCCTGCAGGGCGTCATCCAGCTGGCCCTCGACCAGAACCGCGACCTGCGGGTCGCCGTGCTGAACATCGAGCGAGCGCGGGCCCAGTACCGCGTCCAGCGCGCCAGTTCCCTGCCGTCCGTCGATGCCGGCGTCTCCGGCTCGAGCTCGCGCACGCCGGGCGAGGTGGCCGGAACCCCGTCGGCCGTCGAGTCGGACAGCTACAGCGCCAGCCTCGGCGTCACGGCCTATGAGCTGGACCTGTTCGGCCGGGTGCGAAGCCTCAACGACGCGGCCCTGCAGACCTATCTGGCCACCGCCGAGACCCGGCGGGCGGTGCAGATCAGCCTGATCGCCGAGACGGCCACCGCCTGGGTGACGCTGGCCGCCGACCAGGACCTGCTGACCGTTTCGCAAAACACGCTCAAATCCAGCGAAGAGTCCCTTGCGCTGACCAGGCGGCGGCAGGAGGGCGGGGCCGCCAACCTGCTGGAGGTGCGTCAGGCCGAGACCCTGGTCGAACAGGCAAGGGGCGATCTGGCCACCGCCCAGGCCCAGGTGGCCCGCGACCGCAATGCCCTGACCCTGCTGGCCGGAACCGACGTGCCGGCCGACATGCTGCCGACCGGGGACCTGCGGGGCCTGGCCATCCGCCACGACCTGCCGGCCGGGGTGCCGTCGGAGGTGCTGGCCCGGCGGCCCGACGTGCTGTCCGCCGAGCACAGCCTGCGGGGCATGAACGCCAACATCGGCGCCGCCCGCGCGGCCTTCTTCCCGCGCATCACCCTGACCGCCAGCGCCGGCTCGGCCAGCACCGAGCTGTCGGGACTGTTCGGCGGCGGCTCGGGCGCCTGGAGCTTCGCCCCGGCCGTCAGCCTGCCGATCTTTGACGGGGGGGCGAACGCGGCAAATCTCAGGGTTGCAAAGGTCGATCACGACATTGCGCTCGCCCAGTATGAGAAAACCGTCCAGACCGCTTTCCGCGAGGTTTCCGACGCCCTGGCCGTTCAAACGACGCTCAACAGGCGACTTGAGGCGGCGACTCGCCTTTTGATCGCCGCGCAGGATGCCGAGCGGCTTTCAAGAATCCGCTATGAGCAGGGCATAGATAGCTATCTGGTCTTGCTAGATGCCCAAAGAACCAGATACAGCGCAGAGAAGGCTTTGGTTGCGCTATGGCTTGTGAGGGCGCAAACTTCTGCCACACTGTACAAGGCGTTGGGGGGCGGAGCGACGGCCTGAACTGACACCGAGATTCGAATCCTGCCTGGGTCCCCCCCAATCCGATCCAGGCAGGCGTCACGGCGCATCCCCCCGCGCCTGACAAAAGAAGGGGCGCACCACCCCCCCGGTGCGCCCCTTCGCCTTGTCTGGGTCTCAAATTTCTCGCGAACAGGGTTATTGGAACCTAACCCTGAGTTGTCGAACGTTGGTCGGCGACTCGACGGATGGTTATTTCCCGATGTGGGCGATCGAGGCGATCTCGACCAGGAAGTCGGGCCGCACCAGGCCGCAGACGATGCAGAAGCGAGCCGGCTTCTCACCCGGGAAATACTCCGCATAGACCTTGTTCATGGCGCCGTAGTCGGCCCAGTCCTTGAGGAAGATGTGGTTCATGGTGACGTCGTCCATGGTCCCGCCGGCGGTCTCGATCACCGACTTGATGGTCTCCAGCACCTGCCGCGTCTGGCCCTCGGCGTCGCCGACATGGGCGACGTTGTTGTCCTTGTCGAAGGCCAGGGTGCCGGAGACGTAGACCACGCCATCGGCCAGGGTTCCGGGCGAGAAGGGGGCGATGGGGGTGACGGTCCCGGGCGGGGTGATGACGGTCTTGGGCATCTTGCTCTCTTCAGGTTGGCGGGGCCTGGCGGATCGCCCCGCAGAAATCGGCGGTGTTGCTCACCCAGCCGAAAAACTTCTCGACGTTGTAGACGGTGGCCTCCTGCAGGAAGGCCGGGCCCGCCTGGTGGACGGCGTCCTCCAGCATGACGCTGAAGTATTCCAGGTGGAAGGCGTCGCGCAGGGTCGATTCCACGCAGACGTTGGTGGCGATTCCGACAAACACCAGATTGCGGATGCCCCGGGCGCGCAACACCGAGTCCAGCGAGGTGTTGAAGAAGGCGCTGTAGCGCGGCTTCTGGATGACGATGTCGCCGGACTGGGGTTTCAGGGCCTCGACCAGCTCATAGTCCCAGCCGCCCTTGGCCAGCAGCTTGCCCTCCAGTTCGGGCTTCTCGCGCATGGTCTTCAGGGCGTTGGACTTCCACCAGTTGGGCGATCCCTCGCCGCCGGCCTCGACGTAATCCGGGTCCCAGCCGTTCTGGAAATAGACCACCTGCACGCCGGCCGACCGGGCCGCCTCGGTCGCCTGGGCGATCTGGCCGATGACGGCGGCGGCGCCGGCGATGTCGAAGCCGGCCTTGTCGAGATAGCCGTCCGGCGAGGCGTAGGCGTTCTGCATGTCGACGACGATCAGCGCCGTGTCGTTCGGGCTCAGCGGCACGGCTTCCGGACGGGCCGGCAGCATCACCGCCCCCGGCCGCGCCTGCGCCATCGATTGCGGACGATCACGCAGGGACGACATCGGCGCGCGTCTTCATCAGCGGCTGGATGCGCTGGCCGAACTGGTCGAGGCCGATGAGGAAGTCGTCGAAGGTCAGCAGCACGCCGGCGGCGCCCTCGACCTCGGCGATCTCGTCCATCAGCTTCGCGACCGTCTCGTACGATCCCACCAGGGTGCCGATGTTGAGGTTCATCGCCGACGGCGGCCGGCTCATGTAGATGGCGCTGACGTCCAGCGACGCACGCGGATCGGCCTCGCCCTGGTGGTTCATCCAGGCGATGGCGTCGAGGTCGGCGCCCTTCTTGTAGTGCTCCCACTTCTCCATCGCCGCCTCGTCCGTCTCGTCGGCGATGATCATGAAAAGGAGGAGGGCGCCGGTGTTCGACCCGGCCTTCTTGGCGGCGGCGACATTGCGGGCCACCGCCTCGGCGCACTTCTTCGGCTCGTTCAGCCCCATGCCAAAGCAGAAGTTGTAGTCGGCGTACTTGGCGGCGAAATCGACGCCGGTCTGGCTCTGGCCGGCGCAGACGATCTTGATGTCGGCCTGCGGCTTGGGCAGCAGCTTGCAGTCCTTCATGGTGAGGAACTCACCCTTGAAGTTCGACTCCCCGTCGCGCCACAGCTCCTTCATCACCGTCACATACTCGGCGCAGAAGTCGTAGCGATTGAGGAAGTGCTTCTCGCCCGGCCAGATATCCATCTGGTCGTACTCGGCCTTCTGCCAGCCGGAGACGATGTTGATCCCGAACCGTCCGTTCGAGATCGAGTCGATGGTCACCGCCATCCGCGCCGCGATCGGGGCCGGAATGGCCAGCACCGGCACCGAGGCATAGAGCTTGATCTTGCTGGTCACGGCCGCCAGGCCGGCCATCAGGGTGAAGCTCTCGAGGGCATAGTCCCAGAACTCGGTCTCGCCGCCGAAGCCGTGCAGCTTGATCATCGAGAGGGCGAAATCCAGCCCGTACTTCTCGGCCTTCAGCGTCACCTGCTTGTTCAGCTCGAACGTCGGCATGTACTGCGGCGAGGTCGCCGACATGATCCAGCCGTTGTTGGCGATAGGAATGAAAACGCCGATGTCCATGTAGATCGCCTGCCCTCGAAATGGTGGGCGGGCA
The nucleotide sequence above comes from Caulobacter sp. NIBR1757. Encoded proteins:
- a CDS encoding TetR/AcrR family transcriptional regulator — translated: MIDAPSPSRPSTEARRRQIQDAAAACFRRSGFHGASMQEIARTANLSVGQIYRYFENKEAIIEAIVEQDLADKREKFAEFYETPGDMAEHMVENCAGAIDKFWDRDRAALMLEVLAEAARNPRVAAILHRRDEQEHEMTEQFRSRIRRQGWTEEETELRGELITMMFDGMASRSINSNIDPARLSPVLKKVMGAILGVELPPHHPCPNDAATDKK
- a CDS encoding efflux RND transporter periplasmic adaptor subunit — encoded protein: MRQRSPRDTRPRTSSIQAGAIALTLAAMALSGCGDGNANAQNGFGGPAQVGVLVARAEPVTLTTELQGRTSAVLVSEVRPQVGGIIKSRHFVEGGLVRAGQLLYQIDPATYQAAYDSARAGLAQAEAARDSAKLKADRYGALAATGAVSKQDNDDAQSAFKQAQANVAFQKAAVDTARINLNFTRVTAPISGRIGKSSVTPGALVTASQVAPLATVQKMDAVYVDLSQSSTDLLKLRARLSSGQLDQSGTTAVKLILEDGSEYPIEGRLAFSDVTVDAGTGSIGLRAVFANPQGTLLPGMYVRARLTTGVAADAILVPQTAVTRDPKGGASVLVVGADNKAQTRAVTADQTKGDKWVVTAGLKPGDKVIVEGLQSVQPGGDVRVAQAGAPAQAAAGKR
- a CDS encoding efflux RND transporter permease subunit yields the protein MLSRFFIDRPIFAWVLAIIVMLAGALSIMNLPIAQYPSIALPQVSISASYPGASAKTVEDSVTQIIEQKMKGLDGLQYMSSSSDGSGQASTTLTFSAGTDPDIAQVQVQNKLQSATALLPNEVQQQGLTVAKSARNFMMVVGLFSPDGSKSSTDLGDYAASTLVDAISRVDGVGEVQLFGSQYAMRIWLDPVKMAGVGVTPTDISNAIKAQNAQVSAGQIGGPPTAAGASLNATITAQTRLSTPEEFRQIVVKSTTDGSAVRLSDVARVELGADSYQSASRFNGKPAAGFAIKLAAGANALDTAGRVNKELEAQSKVFPEGISYAIGYDSTPFVEKSIEEVVKTLAEAMVLVFLVMFVFLQNWRATLIPAIAVPIVLLGTMAVLFAFGYSINTLTMFALVLAIGLLVDDAIVVVENVERLMSEEGLSPKEATKKSMGEITGALIGIAAVLSAVFVPMAFFGGSQGVIYRQFSITLVTAMVLSVFVALVLTPALCATLLKPVGKGHAYTDKGVFGWFNRNFNKGRDWYAGFVATMFGRSLRYLAIFAGILVVMGILFVRLPSSFLPPEDQGMMMVQVQLPAGSTQDQTLNTLRKVENHFLVDEKDAVQSMFTVAGFSFSGAGQNAGIGFIRLKPFEDRTSAKLRAPAIADRAMGAFGQIREAMIFALVPPAVTELGNSSGFDLQLKDVGGVGHEALLAARGQLLGMAGQEKAVTGVRPNGQDDTSQLKLTVDQAKAQALGLSISDINTTISSALGGSYVNDFIDRGRVKKVYMQADAPYRSRPEDLSQIQLRNNAGQMVPLSAVAEVSWTYGPSRLERYNGVPSVNIQGSAAAGKSSGDAMKAMESLIGKLPAGIGYEWTGLSLQEQESGGQAPMLYGISILVVFLLLAALYESWTIPIAVILAIPLGVLGAVLATTLRGLSNDIYFQVGLLTTMGLAAKNAILIVEFAREAMAKGAELIDATLEAVRIRLRPILMTSLAFMFGVLPLAISNGAGSGAQNAVGTGVIGGLLFGVVLGLVFVPLFFVLVQRFFKRKPKAATPVLAQPSLANPSLEGGAQ
- a CDS encoding efflux transporter outer membrane subunit; translation: MNRALVAAILMASTALSACASMAPAYETPVLPVAQSWPDGAAAGQTASAADLAWKDVYQDARLQGVIQLALDQNRDLRVAVLNIERARAQYRVQRASSLPSVDAGVSGSSSRTPGEVAGTPSAVESDSYSASLGVTAYELDLFGRVRSLNDAALQTYLATAETRRAVQISLIAETATAWVTLAADQDLLTVSQNTLKSSEESLALTRRRQEGGAANLLEVRQAETLVEQARGDLATAQAQVARDRNALTLLAGTDVPADMLPTGDLRGLAIRHDLPAGVPSEVLARRPDVLSAEHSLRGMNANIGAARAAFFPRITLTASAGSASTELSGLFGGGSGAWSFAPAVSLPIFDGGANAANLRVAKVDHDIALAQYEKTVQTAFREVSDALAVQTTLNRRLEAATRLLIAAQDAERLSRIRYEQGIDSYLVLLDAQRTRYSAEKALVALWLVRAQTSATLYKALGGGATA
- the rutC gene encoding pyrimidine utilization protein C is translated as MPKTVITPPGTVTPIAPFSPGTLADGVVYVSGTLAFDKDNNVAHVGDAEGQTRQVLETIKSVIETAGGTMDDVTMNHIFLKDWADYGAMNKVYAEYFPGEKPARFCIVCGLVRPDFLVEIASIAHIGK
- the rutB gene encoding pyrimidine utilization protein B, encoding MSSLRDRPQSMAQARPGAVMLPARPEAVPLSPNDTALIVVDMQNAYASPDGYLDKAGFDIAGAAAVIGQIAQATEAARSAGVQVVYFQNGWDPDYVEAGGEGSPNWWKSNALKTMREKPELEGKLLAKGGWDYELVEALKPQSGDIVIQKPRYSAFFNTSLDSVLRARGIRNLVFVGIATNVCVESTLRDAFHLEYFSVMLEDAVHQAGPAFLQEATVYNVEKFFGWVSNTADFCGAIRQAPPT
- the rutA gene encoding pyrimidine utilization protein A: MDIGVFIPIANNGWIMSATSPQYMPTFELNKQVTLKAEKYGLDFALSMIKLHGFGGETEFWDYALESFTLMAGLAAVTSKIKLYASVPVLAIPAPIAARMAVTIDSISNGRFGINIVSGWQKAEYDQMDIWPGEKHFLNRYDFCAEYVTVMKELWRDGESNFKGEFLTMKDCKLLPKPQADIKIVCAGQSQTGVDFAAKYADYNFCFGMGLNEPKKCAEAVARNVAAAKKAGSNTGALLLFMIIADETDEAAMEKWEHYKKGADLDAIAWMNHQGEADPRASLDVSAIYMSRPPSAMNLNIGTLVGSYETVAKLMDEIAEVEGAAGVLLTFDDFLIGLDQFGQRIQPLMKTRADVVPA